GAGCTGCGGGTCGAGCTGGGCGATGCGCGCCAGCAGGGTCTTGGTCAGCTCTTCGGAAGAAAACTTTTTATCGGCGAGTCCGCGGGCGATCTCGGCCAGGGTCATGTGATGCATGAGAGGCTCTTTCCCTTTAGTCGATGACTTTCGGAACCAGGTACAGGCCGTTTTCGACCGCAGGTGCGATGGACTGGTAGGCCTCGCGATTATTCGACTCGGTGACGACGTCGGCGCGCAGGCGCTGGCTGGCTTCCAGTGGGTGGGCCAGCGGTTCGATACCGTCGGTATCGACCGCTTGCATCTCGTCGACCAGCCCTAGAATGCTGTTCAGGGCAGCAGTAATGTGTGGAAGATCGGCTTCATTGAGGCCCAAGCAGGCCAGATGAGCGATTTTTTCCACGTCGGAGCGTTCAAGCGCCATGGGATTCTCCAGTGGAAAACAAAACGGACGCAGTCTGTCCGTGTGTTAGATTGTCGGAACACTACCGCATTTCTACGGGTCTATACCCGCGATTGTGGGGTTTGGTGCACAGAAAAGCGGCCAATTTAACATATTGGCGCCTTGCCCAAAATCCCTGTCGTTGTTAGAGTTTGCCGCACTTTTTTACCCACGCGTTGCCTAGGGTCCCTTTCCCATGTTCAAGAAACTGCGTGGCATGTTTTCCAGCGATCTTTCCATCGACCTGGGCACTGCCAACACCCTTATTTACGTGCGCGAGCGCGGTATCGTCCTGAATGAACCCTCGGTCGTGGCTATCCGCACCCACGGTAACCAGAAGAGTGTCGTGGCTGTCGGTACGGAAGCCAAGCGCATGCTGGGCCGTACGCCGGGCAACATTGCAGCCATTCGCCCCATGAAAGACGGCGTGATCGCCGACTTCAGCGTCTGCGAAAAGATGCTGCAGTACTTCATCAACAAGGTTCACGAAAACAGTTTCCTGCAGCCCAGCCCTCGCGTGCTGATCTGCGTGCCGTGCAAATCCACCCAGGTGGAGCGTCGCGCCATCCGTGAATCGGCCCTCGGTGCCGGTGCCCGCGAAGTGTTCCTGATCGAAGAACCAATGGCCGCAGCCATCGGTGCCGGCCTGCCGGTGGAAGAAGCGCGCGGTTCGATGGTCGTCGACATCGGTGGTGGTACCACCGAGATCGCCTTGATCTCCCTCAACGGTGTGGTCTACGCCGAGTCCGTGCGTGTGGGCGGCGACCGTTTCGACGAAGCGATCATCACCTACGTGCGCCGCAACTACGGCAGCCTGATCGGCGAATCCACCGCCGAGCGCATCAAGCAGGAAATCGGCACGGCCTACCCGGGCGGTGAAGTGCGCGAAGTCGACGTACGCGGTCGCAACCTGGCCGAAGGCGTTCCACGGGCGTTCACCCTCAATTCCAACGAGGTGCTCGAAGCGCTGCAAGAGTCACTGGCGACCATCGTCCAGGCCGTCAAGAGCGCCCTGGAGCAGTCGCCGCCGGAACTGGCCTCGGACATCGCCGAGCGCGGCCTGGTGCTGACCGGTGGTGGCGCGCTGTTGCGTGACCTCGACAAACTGCTGGCCCAGGAAACCGGCCTGCCGGTGATCGTTGCCGAAGACCCTTTGACCTGCGTTGCCCGCGGCGGTGGCCGTGCGCTGGAAATGATGGACAAGCACACCATGGACCTGCTCTCCAGCGAATAAGTCTGGCTGAGTGGTCTATGTTGTTTGCGCCCGGGCAGCACTTTGCAGTGCTGCCCGTTGGCGTTTATCTTCTGTCATTCGTATCCAGGCCGGTTTGATGCCGTATGAATAAAGAAAACATTTGCCTGGGAGGAGCGGCCTATTAAACCGCTTTTCGCCAAAGGCCCCTCACTGGGTGTGCGCCTTCTGGTGTTGACCGTGCTGTCGGTCGCGCTGATGGTGGTCGACGCCCGTTTCACGCTGCTCAAGCCAGTGCGCAGCCAGATGTCGCTGGTGTTGATGGAGTCCTACTGGATCACCGACCTGCCGCAACGGTTGTGGCAAGGTGTGGCCAGTCAGTTTGGCAGCCGGACCGAACTGGTCGCCGAAAACGAAAAACTCAAGACCGAAAACCTGCTGTTGCAGGGGCGCATGCAGAAGCTGGCGGCCCTCACCGAGCAGAACGTGCGGTTGCGCGAGTTGCTCAACTCCTCCGCGCTGGTCAACGAGAAGGTCGAAGTGGCCGAGTTGATCGGCATGGACCCCAACCCCTTCACCCACCGCATCATCATCAACAAGGGTGAGCGCGACGGCGTGGTCCTCGGCCAGCCGGTGCTCGACGCCCGTGGCCTGATGGGCCAGGTGGTGGAGTTGATGCCCTATACGTCTCGTGTCCTGCTACTGACCGATACCACCCACAGTATTCCCGTGCAGGTCAATCGCAACGGCTTGCGGGCGATTGCCAGCGGTACCGGCAACCCGGAACGCCTGGAGCTGCGCCACGTGGCGGACACCGCCGACATCAAGGAAGGCGACTTGCTGGTCAGTTCCGGCCTCGGCCAGCGGTTCCCGGCCGGTTATCCGGTGGCAACGGTCAAGGAAGTCATCCACGACTCCGGCCAGCCGTTCGCGATCGTGCGGGCAGTGCCGACGGCCGCGTTGAACCGCAGTCGCTACCTGCTGCTGGTTTTCAGCGACAATCGCACGCCTGAAGAACGCGCCAACGATGCGGCGGTGGCCCAGGAAGTCCAGGACCGGCAGGGTGGCGAATCGACCGCTCCGGCCGCGCCAGCGCCTGTGCCTGTTCCGACCACGGTGCCCAAGCCTCAAGCAGCAACACCCGCTGCCACGCCCCCGGCCACGACGCCCCCGGCCGCACCTGCCGCGACCCCCGCCCGTCCAGCCGCCCATCAGCCGGCGACCCAGCCTGCAAGACCTGCAGCCAAACCGCCGGCCTCGACGCCCGCCACCGCGCCTGCCACTAGGGGAGCACGAGAAGAATGAGCAGTACTCGATCCGGTAACGGCTGGATGGTCTGGCTGACTTTCGCCATCGGCCTGCTGCTCAGCATTTCACCGCTGCCGCAGTTCATGGAAATCCTCCGGCCACTGTGGCTGGCCCTGTTGCTGGCCTTCTGGGCGTTGGCCTTGCCGCACAAGGTTGGCATGGTCACCGCCTGGTGCCTTGGCTTGGCCGAAGACGTGCTTTACGGCACGTTGCTGGGGCAAAACGCATTGATCCTGACGCTGATCACTTTCCTGGTGCTGTCGCTGCAACAACGCCTGCGGATGTTCCCGATGTGGCAACAGTGCCTGGTGATCCTGGTGATCTTTGGCCTGGCGCAGCTGGTACAGCTATGGCTCAGCGCGCTGACCGGCAATCGTCAGCCTACCCTGGCGCTGGTGCTGCCGGCCTTGGTCAGTGCCTTGCTCTGGCCGTGGATAAGCTTCGGTTTGCGTGGCTTGCGCCTGCGTTTCAAAATCAACTGATTCGGTCAGGCATTGGCCCGCACCTTGGAAGGGAGATGTCTTGATGAAACCGCTTTACCTCGCCTCAGGTTCGCCGCGTCGGCGTGAGCTGCTTGCGCAGATCGGCGTGCCGTTCACCGCCATCAGCGCGGACATCGACGAAACTCCCCTCGATCAAGAAACCCCATCGGCCTATGTCGAACGCCTGGCGCGTGGCAAGGCCGAGGCCGGGCGACACGCCTTGGCGTCTGGCGTCGAGGGCTGCGTGCTCGGGGCCGACACCGCCGTGGTGTTGCAGGGACGAATTCTCGGTAAACCAGTGGATCAGGCTGACGCCCTGTCGATGCTCCTGAGCCTGTCCGGTCGCGACCATGAAGTGCTGACCGCCATTGCCGTTGTGGACGGCCAGCACTGCGAAACCCGGGTGGTTCGCAGCCGGGTGTGCTTTCGCCTCATCACCGAACAGGAAGCGCTCGCCTATTGGGCCAGCGGCGAACCTCGGGACAAGGCGGGCGGCTATGGTATCCAGGGCCTGGGCGCGGTGTTCGTCGCCGGACTGGAAGGCAGTTATTCAGCCGTGGTCGGCCTGCCACTGTGCGAAACCGCAGAACTACTCGGCCATTTCGGCATACCCTGTTGGCAAACCTTGAGCGCGCGCTGAGCGCCGTCTGACTTGATGCGGCCATAATCGTGAATACGCCTGAACGAGACCCTGCCATGAGTGAAGAGATCCTGATCAACATCACGCCGATGGAATCGCGCGTGGCGGTGGTTGAAAACGGTGTCCTGCAAGAGGTTCACGTCGAGCGCACGCAAAAGCGTGGCATTGTCGGCAACATCTACAAGGGCAAGGTGGTGCGGGTGTTGCCGGGCATGCAGGCGGCGTTCGTCGACATCGGCCTGGACCGCGCAGCGTTCATCCATGCGTCGGAAATTTCCATGCGCGAAGGGCCGGCGGTGGAAAGCATCAGCGCGCTGGTGCATGAAGGCCAGAGCCTGGTGGTGCAGGTCACCAAGGATCCTATCGGCTCCAAGGGCGCGCGGCTGACCACCCAGTTGTCCATTCCGTCGCGTTACCTGGTGTACATGCCACGCACTGCCCACGTCGGCATTTCGCTGAAGATCGAAGACGAAGGCGAGCGTGAGCGTCTGAAGAAGGTCGTCAGCGACTGCGTGGAAAAAGAAGGGATCAAGGAGGCCGGTGGCTTCATCCTGCGCACCGCCGCCGAGGGCGCCGGCGCCGACGAGATCCTGATGGATATCCGCTACTTGCGAAGGCTTTGGGACCAGATCGCCGTGCAGATCAAGACCATCGCCACGCCCAGCGTGATCTACGAGGACCTTGGCCTGGCGCTACGGACCCTGCGGGACCTGGTCAGCCCCAAGATCGAGAAAATCCGCATCGATTCCCGGGAAACGTTCCAGAAGACCACGCAATTCGTCGCCGAGCTGATGCCTGAAATCGCCGACCGTCTCGAGCATTATCCTGGCGAACGGCCGATTTTCGACCTGTACGGCGTAGAAGACGAAATCCAGCGCGCCCTTGAACGCAAGGTGCCTCTCAAGTCTGGCGGTTACCTGGTGGTCGACCCGGCCGAGGCGATGAGCACCATCGACGTCAATACCGGGGCGTTTGTCGGCCATCGCAACCTCGAAGAAACTATCTTCAAGACCAATCTTGAGGCGGCCACGGCTATCGCCCGGCAACTGCGCCTGCGCAACCTGGGCGGAATCATCATCATCGATTTCATTGACATGGAAGATGAAGAGCATCAGCGCCAAGTGCTGCGTACCCTGGAAAAGCAACTCGAGCGCGATCACGCCAAGACCAACATCATCGGCATCACTGAGCTGGGCCTGGTGCAGATGACCCGCAAGCGCACCCGCGAAAGCCTTGAGCAGGTGCTCTGCGAGCCCTGCAGCAGCTGTCAGGGGCGAGGCAAGCTGAAGACTCCGGAAACCGTGTGTTACGAAATCTTCCGGGAAATTCTCCGCGAGGCACGCGCCTACCAGGCGACGGGCTATAGAGTGTTGGCTAACCAGAAAGTGGTGGACCGCCTGCTCGATGAAGAGTCCGGCAACGTCGCGGAATTGGAAGCCTTTATCGGTCGCACGATTCGCTTCCAGGTGGAAACCATGTATTCCCAGGAGCAATACGACGTGGTGTTGCTCTGA
The Pseudomonas marvdashtae genome window above contains:
- the gatC gene encoding Asp-tRNA(Asn)/Glu-tRNA(Gln) amidotransferase subunit GatC; its protein translation is MALERSDVEKIAHLACLGLNEADLPHITAALNSILGLVDEMQAVDTDGIEPLAHPLEASQRLRADVVTESNNREAYQSIAPAVENGLYLVPKVID
- the mreB gene encoding rod shape-determining protein MreB, with the translated sequence MFKKLRGMFSSDLSIDLGTANTLIYVRERGIVLNEPSVVAIRTHGNQKSVVAVGTEAKRMLGRTPGNIAAIRPMKDGVIADFSVCEKMLQYFINKVHENSFLQPSPRVLICVPCKSTQVERRAIRESALGAGAREVFLIEEPMAAAIGAGLPVEEARGSMVVDIGGGTTEIALISLNGVVYAESVRVGGDRFDEAIITYVRRNYGSLIGESTAERIKQEIGTAYPGGEVREVDVRGRNLAEGVPRAFTLNSNEVLEALQESLATIVQAVKSALEQSPPELASDIAERGLVLTGGGALLRDLDKLLAQETGLPVIVAEDPLTCVARGGGRALEMMDKHTMDLLSSE
- the mreC gene encoding rod shape-determining protein MreC encodes the protein MKPLFAKGPSLGVRLLVLTVLSVALMVVDARFTLLKPVRSQMSLVLMESYWITDLPQRLWQGVASQFGSRTELVAENEKLKTENLLLQGRMQKLAALTEQNVRLRELLNSSALVNEKVEVAELIGMDPNPFTHRIIINKGERDGVVLGQPVLDARGLMGQVVELMPYTSRVLLLTDTTHSIPVQVNRNGLRAIASGTGNPERLELRHVADTADIKEGDLLVSSGLGQRFPAGYPVATVKEVIHDSGQPFAIVRAVPTAALNRSRYLLLVFSDNRTPEERANDAAVAQEVQDRQGGESTAPAAPAPVPVPTTVPKPQAATPAATPPATTPPAAPAATPARPAAHQPATQPARPAAKPPASTPATAPATRGAREE
- the mreD gene encoding rod shape-determining protein MreD; this translates as MSSTRSGNGWMVWLTFAIGLLLSISPLPQFMEILRPLWLALLLAFWALALPHKVGMVTAWCLGLAEDVLYGTLLGQNALILTLITFLVLSLQQRLRMFPMWQQCLVILVIFGLAQLVQLWLSALTGNRQPTLALVLPALVSALLWPWISFGLRGLRLRFKIN
- a CDS encoding Maf family protein: MKPLYLASGSPRRRELLAQIGVPFTAISADIDETPLDQETPSAYVERLARGKAEAGRHALASGVEGCVLGADTAVVLQGRILGKPVDQADALSMLLSLSGRDHEVLTAIAVVDGQHCETRVVRSRVCFRLITEQEALAYWASGEPRDKAGGYGIQGLGAVFVAGLEGSYSAVVGLPLCETAELLGHFGIPCWQTLSAR
- the rng gene encoding ribonuclease G encodes the protein MSEEILINITPMESRVAVVENGVLQEVHVERTQKRGIVGNIYKGKVVRVLPGMQAAFVDIGLDRAAFIHASEISMREGPAVESISALVHEGQSLVVQVTKDPIGSKGARLTTQLSIPSRYLVYMPRTAHVGISLKIEDEGERERLKKVVSDCVEKEGIKEAGGFILRTAAEGAGADEILMDIRYLRRLWDQIAVQIKTIATPSVIYEDLGLALRTLRDLVSPKIEKIRIDSRETFQKTTQFVAELMPEIADRLEHYPGERPIFDLYGVEDEIQRALERKVPLKSGGYLVVDPAEAMSTIDVNTGAFVGHRNLEETIFKTNLEAATAIARQLRLRNLGGIIIIDFIDMEDEEHQRQVLRTLEKQLERDHAKTNIIGITELGLVQMTRKRTRESLEQVLCEPCSSCQGRGKLKTPETVCYEIFREILREARAYQATGYRVLANQKVVDRLLDEESGNVAELEAFIGRTIRFQVETMYSQEQYDVVLL